One window of Psychrobacillus sp. FSL H8-0483 genomic DNA carries:
- a CDS encoding polysaccharide deacetylase family protein, which yields MKTLVIKVLILIIFIFCIAYASSAMDKGRPYYEKKGYVLWGIKTDEKVIALTFDDGPHITYTTQILDLLEQYDAKATFFVIGERAEKYQDLIYQMAHDGHEIANHTYTHPLKITPGKLEEELKKTNEIIHDITGTYPIFYRPVGGSYNDRIINTAIDNGYKVIMWSWHQDTEDWKTPGVKKIVSKVLSGANPGDIVLFHDAGGDRTQTVQALEEILPELQKQGYRFVTISELIEVHTMSLSENK from the coding sequence ATGAAGACTTTAGTAATTAAAGTTTTGATATTAATTATTTTCATTTTTTGTATTGCTTATGCATCCTCAGCAATGGACAAAGGGAGACCCTATTATGAAAAGAAAGGTTATGTCCTTTGGGGTATTAAAACAGATGAAAAAGTCATTGCACTCACCTTTGATGATGGACCCCACATCACATATACCACGCAAATTTTAGATTTACTTGAACAATATGATGCAAAAGCAACCTTCTTTGTTATTGGCGAGCGTGCAGAAAAGTACCAAGATCTAATTTATCAAATGGCACATGATGGTCATGAAATAGCAAACCACACGTATACACATCCTTTAAAGATCACCCCAGGTAAGCTTGAAGAAGAATTAAAAAAGACGAATGAAATTATTCATGATATAACCGGTACTTATCCAATATTTTATCGTCCTGTAGGTGGTAGCTATAATGATCGCATTATTAATACAGCTATTGATAATGGATATAAAGTAATTATGTGGTCGTGGCATCAGGATACAGAAGACTGGAAAACTCCTGGAGTAAAAAAAATTGTATCTAAAGTATTATCTGGAGCAAATCCAGGAGATATTGTTCTATTCCATGATGCAGGTGGTGATCGAACACAAACAGTACAAGCACTTGAGGAGATTCTTCCAGAGCTTCAAAAGCAAGGGTATAGATTTGTTACTATCTCAGAGCTTATAGAAGTCCATACGATGAGTCTAAGTGAAAATAAATAA
- a CDS encoding MarR family transcriptional regulator, with translation MSQNLSLKLFVVLTKSSKAIQERMKKDINNYGMYNSEFAVLEALYSKGKQTVRQISDAVLINSGSITYVMDKLEAKGLLERTDCIEDRRVVYIQMTEEGKQFMEETFPKHQQVIENVFQDITDDEKKVLIELLKRVGKKE, from the coding sequence GTGAGTCAAAATTTATCATTAAAATTATTTGTAGTACTGACTAAATCATCAAAAGCAATTCAAGAACGCATGAAAAAAGATATTAATAACTATGGTATGTACAATTCTGAATTTGCAGTGTTAGAAGCTTTGTATAGTAAAGGAAAACAAACGGTTCGACAGATATCAGATGCGGTGCTTATTAATTCAGGATCCATCACCTATGTAATGGATAAATTAGAAGCAAAGGGTTTATTGGAACGAACGGATTGCATAGAAGACCGTCGAGTTGTTTATATCCAAATGACGGAAGAAGGAAAACAATTTATGGAGGAAACTTTTCCAAAGCATCAACAGGTAATTGAAAATGTCTTTCAAGATATTACAGATGATGAAAAGAAAGTATTAATAGAACTGTTAAAAAGAGTAGGAAAGAAGGAGTAA
- a CDS encoding nitroreductase family protein, whose amino-acid sequence MTEFQELIKERRSASNFLKDKPISQKEFSEIFEMVKLTPSAFNLQHTKYIVVTDPEVKEQLRAAANGQYKVHSASAVILVLGDKFAYKNSAAINEGLLMLGIVTKQEYDLMVEDTVSLYETRGENFQRDEAIRNASLSAMMFILVAKEKGWDTCPMIGFDPDKVKKVLKISDQYEIALMITMGKERVESRKPRGYRKPVSEFVSYV is encoded by the coding sequence TTGACAGAATTTCAAGAATTAATAAAAGAGCGACGTTCGGCATCTAATTTTTTGAAAGATAAACCAATTTCACAGAAAGAATTTAGTGAGATATTTGAAATGGTGAAGCTTACCCCATCTGCATTTAACCTTCAGCATACTAAGTATATAGTAGTGACAGACCCTGAAGTAAAGGAACAGCTAAGAGCAGCTGCAAATGGGCAATATAAAGTACATTCCGCTTCGGCAGTTATTTTAGTTTTAGGTGATAAATTTGCTTATAAAAACTCAGCTGCTATTAATGAAGGATTACTGATGCTAGGTATCGTCACCAAGCAAGAATATGATTTGATGGTAGAAGATACAGTTTCTTTATATGAAACAAGAGGAGAAAATTTTCAAAGAGACGAGGCCATTCGAAATGCATCTCTTTCCGCAATGATGTTCATACTTGTAGCGAAAGAAAAAGGTTGGGACACTTGTCCAATGATTGGTTTTGACCCAGATAAAGTAAAGAAAGTATTAAAGATAAGTGATCAATATGAAATTGCACTCATGATTACCATGGGTAAAGAAAGAGTAGAAAGCAGAAAGCCTAGAGGTTACCGTAAACCAGTCAGTGAATTTGTATCATACGTATAA
- a CDS encoding ring-cleaving dioxygenase, whose product MKKTAGIHHITAIVGHPQENVDFYAGILGLRLVKKTINFDDPGTYHLYFGDQGGKPGTIITFFPWAEAYQGKIGDGQVGVTSYVVPVGAMSFWEKRLERLGVNFNKETRFGETYLTFEDTHGLRLEIVEREEGDQNNTTFGDITPKVAIKGFGGATLFSAQPAKTAELLEEVMGLEKIGEEGDLIRFKSYGDIGNVIDVKTTSSGKGQIGVGMVHHIAWRAEDDADQLEWQQFVGQNGYGVTPVKDRNYFNAIYFREHGEILFEIATDPPGFAHDESLETMGENLMLPPQYEQYRERLNDSLIPIKVRNFD is encoded by the coding sequence ATGAAAAAAACAGCAGGAATACATCATATTACAGCGATTGTTGGCCATCCACAGGAAAACGTCGATTTTTACGCGGGAATTTTAGGTTTAAGATTAGTGAAGAAAACAATTAACTTCGATGATCCAGGAACCTACCATCTCTATTTTGGAGATCAAGGTGGTAAGCCAGGTACAATCATTACATTCTTTCCATGGGCTGAAGCATATCAAGGGAAAATCGGTGACGGTCAAGTTGGCGTGACTTCGTATGTTGTGCCAGTTGGTGCAATGTCATTTTGGGAAAAACGATTAGAGAGACTAGGAGTTAATTTTAATAAAGAAACTCGATTTGGTGAAACATATTTAACTTTTGAAGATACGCATGGACTACGATTAGAAATAGTGGAAAGAGAAGAAGGCGACCAAAACAATACGACATTCGGTGACATTACTCCAAAGGTTGCGATTAAAGGCTTCGGAGGGGCTACACTATTTTCCGCACAACCAGCTAAAACAGCGGAATTATTAGAAGAAGTAATGGGATTAGAAAAAATTGGTGAAGAAGGTGACTTAATCCGATTTAAATCATATGGGGATATCGGAAACGTCATTGATGTGAAAACAACTTCAAGTGGAAAAGGACAAATAGGTGTAGGAATGGTCCACCATATTGCATGGAGAGCAGAGGATGACGCTGATCAGTTGGAATGGCAACAATTCGTAGGACAAAATGGATATGGTGTAACACCTGTAAAGGATCGAAATTACTTTAATGCAATCTACTTTAGAGAGCACGGAGAAATCTTATTTGAAATTGCAACGGATCCACCAGGATTTGCACATGATGAGTCACTTGAAACAATGGGTGAGAACTTAATGTTACCACCTCAATATGAGCAGTACCGTGAACGATTAAATGATTCACTTATTCCGATTAAAGTAAGAAACTTTGACTAA
- a CDS encoding flavin reductase family protein: protein MLSIDPKNNTERENYKLLTGNIIPRPIAFVTSVAEDGTINGAPFSYFNIVSSNPPMISLAIQRKNGERKDTTRNILGKREFVIHIVDEENVEKINITAAPLPSNESEIELAELTPIPSEGISVPGIKEAKVRFECKLEQILELGEGDSVGTDLIIGKIVRYHIDESIYEEGRINHDSLKAVSRLAGSNYAKIGEIFAIERPE, encoded by the coding sequence TTGCTTTCAATAGATCCGAAGAATAATACAGAACGAGAAAATTATAAATTGCTAACTGGGAATATAATACCTAGGCCAATTGCATTTGTGACAAGTGTTGCAGAAGACGGAACGATAAATGGCGCTCCTTTTAGTTATTTTAATATTGTGTCGTCCAACCCTCCGATGATTTCACTCGCAATTCAGCGGAAGAATGGCGAACGAAAGGATACAACACGAAATATTTTAGGAAAACGTGAATTTGTTATCCACATTGTGGATGAAGAGAATGTGGAAAAGATTAATATTACGGCAGCACCACTGCCTTCTAATGAAAGTGAGATAGAACTAGCGGAACTTACACCTATTCCAAGTGAAGGTATTTCTGTGCCAGGTATTAAAGAAGCGAAAGTACGATTCGAATGTAAACTAGAGCAAATTTTAGAATTGGGTGAAGGAGATTCAGTTGGAACGGATCTTATTATCGGGAAAATAGTTCGTTATCATATAGATGAGTCTATTTATGAAGAAGGAAGAATTAATCACGACTCCTTAAAGGCAGTAAGTCGCCTAGCAGGTTCTAATTATGCAAAAATAGGTGAAATATTTGCTATTGAAAGACCAGAATAG
- a CDS encoding MarR family winged helix-turn-helix transcriptional regulator: MMEQITKLNHYWTDIYFYLHYPHEDKISHQAVRILQLIEKQPQVGVNEVASFLHISPNTASEHVKRLLEKKYIIKDKNAEDQRKVIICLTELGKNILHRNTSLDEDKLQTVLEKLSDSEKVMIEKALEILSEGAKKCMY; the protein is encoded by the coding sequence ATGATGGAACAAATAACTAAATTAAATCATTATTGGACGGATATTTATTTTTATTTACATTATCCACATGAGGATAAAATCTCGCATCAAGCAGTACGCATACTTCAGCTAATAGAAAAACAACCACAAGTTGGAGTGAATGAAGTGGCATCTTTTTTACATATATCTCCTAACACTGCATCCGAGCATGTGAAGAGATTGTTGGAGAAGAAGTATATCATCAAAGATAAGAATGCAGAAGATCAAAGGAAAGTGATTATATGTTTGACCGAACTAGGAAAAAACATATTACATCGAAATACCAGTTTAGATGAAGATAAATTGCAAACTGTGCTAGAGAAGTTATCTGATTCTGAAAAGGTCATGATAGAAAAGGCTTTAGAAATATTAAGTGAGGGAGCGAAGAAATGTATGTATTAA
- a CDS encoding DUF3147 family protein, with protein sequence MYVLIKVMISAIIIGIVTEVSRRFPSYGGVIAALPLVSLLSIIWLYVQGEQTATLSKFALGVLWGIPATAAMLLIFYVALQNSMHLFVSIALGFCGWLLFLFLQDLTVTYVRKIF encoded by the coding sequence ATGTATGTATTAATCAAGGTAATGATATCCGCTATCATAATTGGAATTGTGACGGAAGTTTCAAGACGATTTCCTTCGTATGGTGGGGTGATTGCTGCACTTCCTTTAGTTAGCTTGTTAAGTATCATTTGGTTATATGTGCAGGGTGAACAAACTGCAACGTTAAGTAAGTTTGCTTTAGGAGTACTGTGGGGGATTCCTGCTACAGCTGCAATGTTACTAATTTTTTATGTAGCTTTACAAAATTCAATGCATCTCTTTGTGTCAATTGCTTTGGGATTTTGTGGATGGTTACTATTTTTATTTTTGCAAGATTTGACAGTTACATATGTAAGAAAAATATTTTAA
- a CDS encoding LysE family transporter has protein sequence MTLFFTYLVAGLIIAMPIGAMTVEMTKQGLKNGFMHGWAVGLGGMTIDFFLIIALYLGLASVLSLPIIQIPMWIIGAFFLVFLGYDSIKNADHDITLAGEKPNKSFFSSYRNGLLVAISPGNLVFWISVFGAVLSDSFDTTQPEKFLVVGAGILAGILLHDIGLLAIVATTRKVMSRTMIKWISTVAGLILFGFAGYFVFEFVVDLIEIF, from the coding sequence TTGACTTTATTTTTTACTTATTTAGTAGCAGGTTTAATAATTGCAATGCCTATAGGTGCAATGACTGTTGAGATGACCAAGCAAGGGCTAAAGAATGGTTTTATGCATGGATGGGCGGTAGGATTAGGAGGTATGACAATTGATTTTTTCCTCATTATCGCTTTGTACTTGGGACTTGCTTCGGTTTTGTCGTTACCCATTATTCAAATCCCTATGTGGATTATAGGGGCCTTCTTCCTTGTGTTTCTAGGATATGATTCGATCAAAAATGCAGATCATGATATTACATTAGCGGGAGAAAAACCAAACAAATCGTTTTTCAGCAGCTATCGAAATGGTCTACTTGTAGCCATTTCTCCAGGAAATCTGGTGTTTTGGATATCTGTTTTTGGAGCTGTTTTATCTGATTCATTTGATACAACACAACCAGAGAAATTTTTAGTAGTTGGAGCGGGAATTTTAGCTGGTATCTTACTGCATGATATTGGCTTGTTAGCAATTGTTGCAACCACTAGAAAAGTAATGAGTCGTACTATGATTAAATGGATTTCCACTGTTGCTGGCCTTATCTTGTTTGGGTTTGCAGGGTATTTTGTATTTGAATTTGTAGTAGACTTAATAGAAATATTTTAA
- the metC gene encoding cystathionine beta-lyase has protein sequence MKGPNKHLETSLITASTRGDFEQKTGAVNVPIYLSSTFHQENFDSFGPYDYSRSGNPTRDALEKTIAELEGGTRGFAFASGLAAISSAFMLLSAGDHIVITEDVYGGTFRFVTEVLPRFGIEHTFVDLSNLEDVKHAIRSNTKLIYVETPSNPRLGITDISSMVDLAKAHDCLTFLDNTFMTPLYQRPLDFGVDIVLHSATKFLSGHSDIIAGLAVTNDEALGKRLAFIQNSFGAILGAQDSYSLIQGIKTTSVRFEKSTESAKKMVDYLVNHPLVEEVFYPGLPTHPGNEIHAKQSSSSGAVLSFRLPDKATTKAFVDHVQIPVFAVSLGGVESILSYPATMSHAAMPQEEREKRGITDGLLRFSVGVEHVDDLIADFEQALQAATEQKQKVGI, from the coding sequence ATGAAGGGCCCTAATAAACATTTAGAAACTAGCCTAATAACCGCTTCGACACGAGGAGATTTTGAACAAAAAACTGGTGCAGTGAATGTACCGATTTACTTATCGTCTACTTTTCATCAAGAAAATTTCGACAGTTTTGGTCCTTATGACTATAGCCGATCCGGGAATCCTACTAGAGATGCATTAGAAAAAACAATTGCGGAACTGGAAGGTGGTACAAGAGGATTTGCCTTTGCTTCTGGTCTTGCAGCTATCTCCTCTGCTTTTATGTTGTTATCAGCTGGAGATCATATCGTCATCACGGAAGATGTATATGGTGGTACTTTCCGATTTGTCACGGAAGTATTGCCTCGTTTCGGTATTGAGCATACATTTGTGGATTTATCCAATTTAGAAGATGTTAAACACGCAATTAGATCCAATACAAAATTAATATATGTAGAAACCCCATCTAACCCACGCTTAGGGATTACGGATATTTCTAGTATGGTTGATTTAGCAAAAGCACATGATTGTCTTACATTTCTAGACAACACATTTATGACACCGCTCTACCAACGGCCGTTAGATTTTGGCGTAGATATAGTATTACATAGTGCTACAAAATTTCTATCCGGTCATAGTGATATTATTGCCGGACTTGCTGTTACCAATGATGAAGCGTTAGGCAAAAGATTAGCATTTATCCAAAACTCTTTCGGTGCTATTTTGGGAGCACAGGATTCGTATTCTTTAATTCAAGGCATTAAAACAACTAGTGTTCGTTTCGAGAAATCAACGGAATCTGCTAAGAAAATGGTAGACTATTTAGTTAATCATCCTTTAGTAGAAGAAGTTTTTTATCCTGGATTACCTACTCATCCAGGAAATGAAATCCATGCAAAACAATCTTCAAGTTCTGGAGCAGTGCTTTCCTTCCGTCTACCAGATAAAGCTACAACTAAAGCATTTGTTGACCATGTACAAATCCCAGTATTCGCTGTAAGCCTTGGGGGCGTGGAATCTATTCTTTCTTACCCTGCAACAATGTCCCATGCTGCAATGCCACAGGAAGAACGGGAAAAACGAGGAATTACAGATGGGCTTCTTCGATTCTCTGTCGGTGTAGAACATGTAGATGATTTAATCGCAGATTTCGAGCAAGCACTTCAAGCAGCTACAGAACAAAAACAGAAAGTTGGAATTTAA
- a CDS encoding methionine biosynthesis PLP-dependent protein — translation MTKKSIETQLVQLGNHSDAKTGAVNPPIYLSTAYKHNGLGQSTGYDYTRTKNPTRAILEEGIAKLEGGDAGFACSSGMAAIQLVLSLFRSGDELIAPEDLYGGTYRLFNQYANSYNIHTTYAKFESVEEVESLLTKNTKAIFIESPTNPLMQEIDILQYAKLAKQQQLLLIVDNTFLTPYLQRPIELGAHIVMHSGTKYIGGHNDVLAGLVVTKGLELSEKLQANHNAAGAVLSPFDSWLLIRGLKTLHLRMKQHDANAKKIVKFLQNESVVKDVLYPGKGGMLSFRLQKSEWVGQFLEGLQLIVFAESLGGVESFITYPATQTHAEIPEEERNARGVDNSLLRFSVGVEEAEDLIADLKQVFTALESEVKI, via the coding sequence TTGACTAAAAAGAGTATAGAAACACAGTTAGTTCAATTAGGTAACCACAGTGATGCAAAGACTGGTGCAGTTAATCCACCGATTTATTTATCCACCGCATATAAACATAACGGACTTGGTCAGTCTACAGGCTATGACTATACACGTACTAAAAACCCTACTCGAGCAATTTTAGAAGAAGGAATTGCAAAACTGGAAGGTGGAGATGCTGGTTTCGCCTGTAGTTCCGGTATGGCAGCCATTCAATTAGTATTATCTCTCTTCCGTTCTGGAGATGAATTAATCGCTCCAGAAGACCTTTATGGCGGGACGTATCGTTTGTTTAATCAGTACGCAAATTCCTACAATATTCATACTACATATGCAAAGTTCGAATCCGTAGAAGAAGTGGAATCGTTACTTACTAAAAATACAAAAGCAATTTTTATTGAATCACCTACAAATCCCTTAATGCAGGAAATTGATATTCTTCAATATGCAAAATTAGCTAAGCAGCAGCAATTATTACTCATTGTGGATAACACATTTTTAACCCCCTACTTACAACGCCCTATTGAACTAGGTGCACATATCGTCATGCATAGTGGTACGAAATATATTGGTGGACACAACGACGTGCTTGCTGGCCTTGTTGTGACAAAAGGTTTGGAACTAAGCGAAAAATTACAAGCGAATCATAACGCTGCTGGTGCGGTTCTTTCTCCATTTGATTCATGGTTATTAATTCGTGGGTTAAAGACACTTCACTTACGAATGAAACAACATGACGCAAATGCAAAAAAAATTGTAAAATTCCTACAAAATGAATCAGTAGTTAAAGATGTTCTTTATCCCGGAAAAGGCGGTATGCTTTCCTTCCGCTTACAAAAAAGTGAGTGGGTTGGGCAATTCCTAGAAGGACTTCAATTAATCGTCTTCGCCGAAAGTCTTGGTGGAGTTGAAAGCTTCATCACATATCCAGCTACTCAAACGCACGCGGAGATTCCAGAAGAAGAACGTAATGCACGTGGTGTGGATAATAGTCTTTTACGCTTCTCGGTTGGCGTAGAGGAAGCAGAAGATTTAATCGCAGATTTGAAACAAGTTTTCACAGCTCTAGAAAGTGAAGTGAAAATATAA